From Euzebyales bacterium, the proteins below share one genomic window:
- a CDS encoding 2,3-bisphosphoglycerate-independent phosphoglycerate mutase — translation MELTPLLNDSRCHIVLVVMDGLGGFADAQFDSELEQAKTPNLDQLAAEGVVGLTLPTGAGITAGSGPGHLALFGYDPTEYELGRGVLSATGVEFDLRPGDVAARGNLSTLDAEGNVTDRRAGRIPDDRAQALTDALNAGVEVDGVEVMFRHISSHRVLAVLRGEDLDHRIADLDPQRTGVPPRDPVALDPAAEHTATLLRDVDAAIRKVFADHDGADALLLRGFDTHHDLPSFADRYNLRAATVAIYPMYRGVAKLCGMDTLPRPSGLDEQIATMRDRWDDYDYFFLHHKKTDEAGHDGKRDEKVAAIEAMDAVIPDIVALQPDVIAVTGDHSSPTQLSGHSWHPVPTLLWGPHVGRDDVTSFGERACAGGLLGQRPTTDLMPIMLASAGKLEKYGA, via the coding sequence ATGGAACTGACGCCACTGCTCAACGATTCCAGGTGCCACATCGTGCTGGTCGTCATGGACGGGCTGGGCGGCTTCGCCGACGCGCAGTTCGACTCCGAGCTCGAACAGGCGAAGACCCCGAACCTGGATCAACTGGCGGCCGAGGGCGTCGTGGGCCTGACCCTGCCTACGGGCGCCGGGATCACCGCCGGATCCGGACCGGGCCACCTGGCGCTGTTCGGGTACGACCCGACCGAGTACGAGCTGGGACGGGGTGTGCTGTCGGCCACCGGGGTCGAGTTCGATCTGCGGCCCGGCGACGTCGCGGCGCGCGGCAACCTGTCCACGCTTGACGCGGAGGGCAACGTCACCGACCGCCGGGCGGGCCGTATCCCCGACGACCGTGCCCAGGCGTTGACCGATGCGCTCAACGCCGGGGTCGAGGTCGACGGCGTCGAGGTCATGTTCCGCCACATCTCGTCGCACCGCGTGTTGGCCGTGCTGCGCGGCGAGGACCTCGACCACCGCATCGCCGACCTCGACCCGCAGAGGACGGGGGTGCCGCCCAGGGACCCCGTCGCGCTCGATCCGGCCGCCGAGCACACGGCCACACTGCTGCGGGACGTCGACGCCGCGATCCGGAAGGTGTTCGCCGACCACGACGGCGCCGACGCCCTGCTGCTGCGCGGGTTCGACACGCATCACGACCTGCCGAGCTTCGCCGACCGCTACAACCTGCGCGCCGCGACGGTGGCGATCTACCCGATGTACCGGGGCGTGGCCAAGCTCTGCGGTATGGACACCCTGCCGCGTCCGTCCGGCCTGGACGAACAGATCGCGACCATGCGCGACCGATGGGATGATTACGACTACTTCTTCCTGCACCACAAGAAGACCGACGAAGCCGGCCACGACGGCAAGCGTGATGAGAAGGTCGCCGCCATCGAGGCGATGGACGCCGTGATCCCCGACATCGTCGCGCTCCAGCCGGACGTCATCGCTGTGACCGGCGATCACTCGTCGCCGACGCAACTGTCGGGCCACTCATGGCACCCCGTCCCGACCCTGCTGTGGGGTCCGCACGTCGGTCGGGACGACGTCACGAGCTTCGGTGAGCGGGCGTGCGCCGGTGGGCTGCTCGGTCAGCGTCCGACCACGGACCTGATGCCGATCATGCTCGCCAGCGCGGGCAAGCTCGAGAAGTACGGCGCCTGA
- a CDS encoding cation diffusion facilitator family transporter has protein sequence MGRHHDAYPAVTDAHVAGRRRRALRIALGLNGGFMFAELIGGFVFGSLALLADAAHMLSDVAGLAVALVAQHLIDRPASVRHTFGLHRAEVLGAQANGVLLLASAGWILFEAVRRLSDPPVVAGRGVLIVAVLGLAINIGSAVLLARASGRSLNMRGAYAHMLADAAGSVGVIVAAVAVITAGAYWVDPVASMFIGLLVVATAWGLLRDTTHVLLEGVPDSIDPAEVERWLAAAPGVSSVHHLHLWNLTSETAALSAHVVLEGQPTLHQAQARGDVLKDRLADEFAIVHSTLELECHQCEAEAMSGSDGADGEASQAQRVEHD, from the coding sequence ATGGGTAGGCACCACGACGCGTACCCCGCGGTGACCGACGCCCACGTGGCCGGCCGGCGCCGGCGCGCGCTGCGGATCGCGCTGGGACTGAACGGCGGGTTCATGTTCGCCGAGCTGATCGGCGGCTTCGTATTCGGATCGCTGGCCCTGCTCGCGGACGCGGCACACATGCTGTCCGACGTCGCCGGGCTTGCAGTCGCACTGGTCGCCCAGCACCTGATCGACCGGCCGGCGTCGGTGCGCCACACCTTCGGCCTTCATCGGGCCGAGGTCCTCGGTGCACAGGCCAACGGCGTGCTGCTCCTGGCGTCCGCCGGCTGGATCCTGTTCGAGGCGGTGCGGCGCCTGAGCGATCCCCCGGTGGTGGCGGGGCGCGGCGTGCTGATCGTGGCGGTCCTGGGTCTGGCGATCAACATCGGCAGCGCCGTGCTGCTGGCACGGGCCAGCGGGCGCAGCCTGAACATGCGCGGCGCCTACGCGCACATGCTGGCCGACGCGGCCGGCTCGGTCGGTGTGATCGTGGCAGCCGTGGCGGTCATCACGGCCGGCGCCTACTGGGTCGACCCCGTCGCCTCGATGTTCATCGGCCTGCTGGTCGTCGCCACGGCCTGGGGACTGCTGCGCGACACCACGCACGTGCTCCTGGAGGGCGTCCCGGACTCGATCGATCCTGCCGAGGTCGAGCGCTGGCTCGCCGCCGCGCCGGGCGTCAGCTCGGTCCACCACCTGCACCTGTGGAACCTGACGTCGGAGACGGCGGCGCTGTCGGCGCACGTTGTCCTCGAGGGCCAGCCGACCCTGCACCAGGCGCAGGCCCGCGGCGACGTCCTCAAGGACCGGCTGGCCGACGAGTTTGCGATCGTGCACTCCACGCTGGAGCTGGAGTGCCACCAGTGCGAGGCCGAGGCCATGTCGGGTTCGGACGGCGCGGACGGCGAAGCGTCGCAGGCGCAGCGAGTTGAGCACGACTGA
- a CDS encoding metalloregulator ArsR/SmtB family transcription factor — translation MRPHVVLDLDHRDVHAADLDRVAAVLRDQPDDDDIDLLADVFTLLGDPGRLRLLTGLLTGGELCVSDLAVISGLSESATSHALRLLRAHNVVRARRVGRHVHYSLRDGHVRTLLGTALDHVAHRHG, via the coding sequence ATGCGACCGCACGTCGTCCTGGACCTCGACCACCGCGATGTCCACGCCGCCGACCTCGACCGCGTCGCCGCGGTGCTGCGCGACCAGCCGGACGACGACGACATCGACCTGCTCGCTGACGTGTTCACGCTGCTGGGCGACCCAGGCCGGCTGCGCCTGCTCACCGGACTGCTGACGGGCGGCGAGCTGTGCGTCAGTGACCTCGCGGTCATCAGCGGGCTCAGCGAGTCGGCGACGTCGCATGCGCTACGACTCCTGCGGGCGCACAACGTCGTTCGTGCCCGCCGGGTCGGACGCCACGTCCACTACTCCCTGCGCGACGGCCACGTGCGCACCCTGCTGGGCACGGCGCTCGACCACGTGGCGCACCGCCATGGGTAG
- a CDS encoding response regulator transcription factor, which produces MATVLVVDDELRITRLVRDYLYQAGFGVVEASDGPGALRAAREHALDLVVLDLGLPGLDGLDVTRRLRAQSNVPIIIVTARTEESDRIVGLELGADDYVTKPFSPRELVARVRAVLRRVDMQADDGEVLRVGPVTVDQPKMRVTVDGNEVDLTPTEFQIVATLAGQPGRVFTRAQLLDAVHGVAFETYERAIDAHVKNIRRKMEPDPGRPRFVQTVHGVGYRFSDA; this is translated from the coding sequence ATGGCGACCGTCCTCGTCGTCGACGACGAGCTGAGGATCACCCGCCTGGTACGGGACTACCTGTACCAGGCGGGCTTCGGCGTGGTTGAGGCGAGTGACGGCCCCGGGGCGCTTCGCGCTGCCCGCGAGCACGCGCTCGATCTGGTGGTCCTCGACCTGGGGCTGCCCGGGCTCGACGGGCTCGACGTCACCCGGCGTCTACGTGCGCAGTCCAACGTGCCGATCATCATCGTGACGGCGCGTACCGAGGAGTCGGACCGCATCGTCGGGCTCGAGCTCGGCGCCGACGACTACGTCACGAAGCCGTTCAGCCCTCGCGAACTGGTCGCCCGCGTCCGTGCGGTCCTGCGTCGTGTCGACATGCAGGCCGATGACGGTGAGGTGCTGCGCGTCGGACCGGTGACCGTGGACCAGCCGAAGATGCGGGTGACGGTGGACGGCAATGAGGTCGACCTGACGCCCACCGAGTTTCAGATCGTCGCCACGCTCGCCGGACAGCCGGGTCGTGTGTTCACGCGGGCCCAGCTGCTCGACGCCGTGCACGGCGTCGCGTTCGAGACGTACGAGCGGGCCATCGACGCCCATGTCAAGAACATCCGCCGAAAGATGGAGCCCGATCCGGGCCGGCCGCGGTTCGTCCAGACGGTGCACGGTGTCGGCTACCGGTTCAGCGATGCGTGA
- a CDS encoding GerMN domain-containing protein → MRGWLLVAGLLALVLLLAGCGGSGQVVDVGAAPTRPAHDATSTAARADGSVPTERAPAAGADDRTVDGGGGGGDGGKSQGDPAAPAEPGDSTGGGSPGTPDTTTLSVWFTQGEQVTAVPRSVPRVPRIGSAVLEQLLAGPTAEELAAGYGTEIPSTTRLRNLTITDGVAVADFSGDFESGGGTLGLTLRLAQVVCTLDQFPTVDGVRFALDGEVVDVFSGDGLIIDEPVACSDYAENVAD, encoded by the coding sequence ATGCGCGGATGGTTGCTGGTCGCAGGTCTGCTGGCGCTCGTGCTGCTGCTGGCCGGCTGCGGCGGCAGCGGGCAGGTCGTTGATGTCGGCGCGGCGCCCACACGACCGGCCCACGACGCCACGTCGACGGCAGCCCGGGCGGATGGTTCGGTGCCGACGGAGCGGGCCCCCGCCGCGGGTGCGGACGACCGCACGGTCGACGGCGGCGGCGGCGGCGGCGATGGTGGCAAATCCCAGGGCGACCCCGCCGCTCCGGCCGAACCCGGCGACTCCACAGGCGGTGGCTCACCGGGAACACCCGACACGACGACGTTGTCGGTGTGGTTCACCCAGGGCGAGCAGGTCACGGCCGTTCCGCGGTCCGTCCCGCGCGTGCCGCGGATCGGCAGTGCCGTACTCGAGCAGCTGCTCGCCGGCCCCACGGCCGAGGAACTGGCGGCGGGGTACGGCACCGAGATCCCGTCGACGACCAGGTTGCGCAACCTGACCATCACCGACGGCGTCGCCGTTGCCGACTTCTCCGGGGACTTCGAGTCCGGCGGTGGCACGCTCGGGCTGACCCTGCGGCTGGCGCAGGTCGTGTGCACCCTCGACCAGTTCCCGACGGTCGACGGGGTGCGCTTCGCGCTCGACGGCGAGGTGGTCGACGTCTTCTCGGGCGACGGCCTGATCATCGACGAACCGGTGGCCTGCAGCGACTACGCGGAGAACGTCGCCGACTGA
- a CDS encoding ATP-binding protein, which translates to MRRRRPLGLRARLVTTFALVAALVAVAVAGISYVVVRDVTLQRAMDDAVREARMHLYDAAATLADDSSPQRLRRFLAQVEARSQADVVALTGGDPVTTSISLTESAIPDELRAPVDAGRIAALRTVRGAAAAAVVVGGAIRPSGPAFYFFFPQQDIVDDLGLLARVLAGTSGVLVIVSALIGAAAASGVLRPIARTRAAVRAVAAGDLDARLDEEGGDELAELARAFNTMTAALRRTIGELRELEAGQRRFVSDVSHELRTPLTALTTACEVLDANTDGLPDAGRRAARLVVVESRRLTSLVEDLMEISRMDAGAAEMTLERVDVVRSIRGALRSRGWLEQVEVNGDEGVTVLMDARRLDAIIGNLVGNARTYGRPPISVTVRTTPDDVEVAVSDRGDGIAPQHLHRVFDRFYKVDRSRSSGGTGLGLAIARENARLHGGDLRVASEEGKGTTFTLRLPRRRDQR; encoded by the coding sequence GTGAGACGGCGCCGGCCGCTGGGGCTGCGGGCCCGGTTGGTCACGACGTTCGCGCTTGTCGCCGCCCTGGTCGCCGTCGCCGTCGCGGGCATCTCGTACGTGGTCGTACGCGACGTCACGCTGCAGCGCGCCATGGACGACGCGGTCCGCGAGGCACGCATGCATCTCTACGACGCCGCCGCCACGCTGGCCGACGACTCCAGCCCGCAGCGGTTGCGCCGGTTCCTCGCGCAGGTCGAGGCGCGCAGCCAGGCCGACGTGGTGGCGTTGACCGGCGGCGATCCGGTCACGACGTCGATCTCGTTGACCGAGTCCGCGATCCCCGACGAGCTGCGCGCCCCGGTCGACGCGGGACGCATCGCAGCCCTCCGCACGGTCCGTGGCGCCGCCGCCGCCGCCGTCGTCGTCGGCGGCGCGATCCGCCCGTCCGGACCCGCGTTCTACTTCTTCTTCCCGCAGCAGGACATCGTCGACGATCTGGGTCTGCTGGCCCGCGTGCTCGCTGGCACCAGCGGTGTGCTCGTGATCGTGTCCGCGCTGATCGGCGCGGCGGCTGCGTCGGGCGTGCTGCGGCCGATCGCGCGGACGCGCGCGGCGGTGCGCGCCGTCGCCGCGGGCGATCTCGACGCACGGCTCGACGAGGAGGGCGGCGACGAGCTCGCCGAGCTGGCGCGTGCATTCAACACGATGACCGCGGCGCTGCGCCGCACGATCGGCGAGCTGCGCGAGCTGGAGGCGGGGCAGCGGCGCTTCGTGTCCGATGTGTCCCACGAGCTGCGCACGCCGCTGACGGCGCTGACGACGGCATGCGAGGTCCTCGACGCCAACACCGACGGTCTGCCCGACGCCGGGCGGCGCGCCGCACGGCTCGTGGTCGTCGAGAGCCGCCGGCTCACGTCACTCGTCGAGGACCTCATGGAGATCTCTCGCATGGACGCGGGTGCCGCCGAGATGACGCTCGAGCGCGTCGACGTGGTCCGCTCCATCAGGGGTGCATTGCGGTCCCGAGGCTGGCTCGAGCAGGTCGAGGTGAACGGAGACGAGGGGGTGACGGTGCTCATGGACGCGCGCCGGCTCGACGCGATCATCGGAAACCTCGTCGGCAACGCACGCACCTACGGACGGCCACCGATCTCCGTGACCGTGCGGACGACGCCGGACGACGTGGAGGTTGCCGTCTCGGACCGCGGGGACGGAATCGCACCACAGCACCTGCACCGCGTCTTCGACCGCTTCTACAAGGTCGACCGGTCCCGCAGCTCCGGCGGCACCGGGCTCGGCCTCGCGATCGCGCGCGAGAACGCCCGGCTGCACGGCGGTGACCTGCGCGTGGCCAGCGAGGAGGGGAAGGGCACGACCTTCACGCTGCGACTGCCCAGGCGACGTGACCAGCGATGA
- a CDS encoding HTH domain-containing protein has translation MDNNVALAAASRDSHLALRRIERQQVIIERLYAVRGRRMAFAELAGEFGVSTRTIARDVERLRFSGVPLSTHQGRGGGVSLDAHNAPASITLDVPEIAALMSSLAVLGPTVSQSAGSAIRKLAQALAAGS, from the coding sequence GTGGACAACAACGTCGCACTCGCCGCCGCGTCCCGTGACAGCCACCTCGCGCTACGTCGGATCGAACGCCAACAAGTCATCATCGAACGACTGTACGCGGTGCGCGGACGGCGAATGGCGTTTGCCGAGCTCGCCGGCGAGTTCGGCGTGTCCACACGGACGATCGCCCGTGACGTGGAACGGCTTCGCTTCAGCGGCGTGCCGCTGTCGACGCACCAGGGCAGGGGCGGTGGCGTGTCCCTCGACGCGCACAACGCCCCCGCGTCGATCACCTTGGACGTGCCCGAGATCGCCGCCCTCATGTCGAGCCTGGCCGTCCTTGGCCCAACCGTCAGCCAGAGCGCAGGCTCCGCCATCCGCAAGCTCGCGCAGGCGCTTGCCGCCGGCTCCTGA
- a CDS encoding MFS transporter, whose protein sequence is MASTTKSPSSRPRPVDGTSRRARAAVAMLFVVNGLTLANVVPWFPGIKFDLGLSNTLFGLGLAAGPLGGLLCGMAAGPLAARFGSGRTATRGALLGLLGLPAIALAPTWVAFAGSMLLLGSADAVTDASMNAHALRVQRRYRRSIINSFHALWSCGAVAGGLIGAGAVALGIPRPAHLTTVAVVLAAAVVASRRWQLDGPEHAEQPAAAAAVDVVVPDAGQGIRQALRTAPWLLLGLAMLPTMAGAVEDAAASWSAIHLRETLGATPFVAGLGFVAAQTLMVVGRVAGDPLVNRFGAARIARSGSLLAALGMLAVAAGQMPMVVIAGFALAGLGVSTLFPLGLAAAGSIPGIRSADGVAIASWVARLSFLAVPPVVGVVADAVGLRWGLALVLSCALVAAVLSGLLPGRDDEEPQ, encoded by the coding sequence ATGGCGTCCACCACGAAGTCGCCGTCGTCGCGTCCGCGCCCCGTTGATGGCACCTCGCGGCGTGCGCGGGCGGCCGTGGCGATGCTGTTCGTGGTCAACGGCCTGACGCTGGCCAACGTCGTCCCGTGGTTCCCGGGGATCAAGTTCGATCTCGGGCTGTCGAACACGCTGTTCGGGCTGGGCCTGGCCGCCGGCCCGCTCGGTGGCCTGCTGTGCGGCATGGCAGCCGGGCCACTCGCGGCGCGCTTTGGGTCGGGCAGGACCGCGACCCGCGGCGCGCTGCTCGGGCTGCTCGGCCTGCCCGCCATCGCGCTGGCCCCCACATGGGTGGCGTTCGCCGGCTCGATGCTGTTGCTTGGCAGTGCAGACGCGGTTACCGACGCCAGCATGAACGCTCACGCGCTGCGCGTCCAGCGTCGCTACCGGCGTAGCATCATCAACAGCTTCCACGCGCTGTGGAGCTGTGGTGCCGTCGCCGGCGGGCTGATCGGCGCGGGCGCCGTGGCGCTCGGCATACCGCGTCCCGCACACCTCACCACCGTCGCGGTCGTGCTGGCCGCCGCCGTCGTCGCCTCCCGGCGCTGGCAGCTCGACGGCCCGGAGCACGCCGAACAGCCCGCGGCCGCCGCGGCCGTGGACGTGGTCGTGCCGGACGCCGGGCAGGGGATCCGGCAGGCACTGCGCACCGCGCCGTGGCTGCTGCTCGGCCTCGCCATGCTGCCGACCATGGCGGGGGCGGTCGAGGACGCCGCCGCGTCGTGGTCGGCGATCCACCTGCGCGAGACCCTCGGCGCGACGCCGTTCGTCGCCGGGCTCGGCTTCGTCGCTGCGCAGACGTTGATGGTGGTGGGCCGGGTCGCCGGCGACCCCCTCGTGAACCGCTTCGGCGCCGCCCGGATCGCACGGTCCGGATCGCTGTTGGCCGCGCTCGGGATGCTCGCCGTCGCCGCTGGGCAGATGCCCATGGTCGTGATCGCCGGCTTCGCGCTCGCGGGACTCGGCGTGTCGACGCTGTTCCCGCTGGGGCTGGCGGCGGCCGGCTCCATCCCGGGGATCCGCAGCGCGGACGGCGTGGCGATCGCGTCGTGGGTGGCGCGCCTCAGCTTCCTCGCGGTGCCGCCGGTCGTGGGCGTTGTCGCCGACGCGGTCGGCCTGCGCTGGGGGCTCGCGCTCGTGTTGTCGTGCGCCCTGGTCGCCGCCGTACTGTCCGGACTCCTGCCAGGCCGGGACGATGAAGAGCCGCAGTAG
- a CDS encoding HAMP domain-containing sensor histidine kinase, with protein MGRRVAAVVLVVLLAPVAVGLVLASRLAGSEGVAAVAVVWLLVAAVIVGALAVLARTWAPIRGVIAAAGRLADGDYSARAADQGPVMTRPVVSSFNRMAARLQEADAQRRQLLADLGHELRTPLTVLRGDLEAMVDGVRPMDDEHLRALLDDVAMLERLLDDLRTLSLAESGALVLDREPTDLGRLAGDVVDRFGRLAASVDVRLCVDTADDLQPVDIDPVRIREVVSNLVVNAIGATPPGGTVTVTVRGDGPRAIVTVHDTGVGIPPDVAMRVFDRFHKGSGSSGTGLGLTISRDLVAAHEGTLTIAETSPAGTTMRVELPVGRDA; from the coding sequence ATGGGGCGGCGGGTGGCGGCCGTCGTCCTCGTCGTGCTGCTCGCGCCGGTCGCGGTCGGCCTGGTCCTGGCGTCGCGGCTGGCCGGGTCGGAGGGCGTCGCGGCGGTCGCGGTCGTGTGGCTGCTCGTTGCGGCGGTGATCGTTGGCGCGCTTGCCGTGCTCGCGCGGACGTGGGCACCGATCCGCGGCGTGATCGCCGCGGCCGGGCGGCTGGCCGATGGCGACTACTCGGCCCGTGCAGCCGACCAGGGCCCGGTGATGACGCGACCCGTCGTCTCGTCGTTCAACCGCATGGCCGCACGGCTGCAGGAGGCGGACGCACAGCGTCGTCAGCTGCTCGCGGACCTCGGACACGAGCTGCGCACGCCGTTGACTGTGCTGCGCGGCGACCTGGAGGCGATGGTCGACGGCGTCCGGCCGATGGACGACGAGCACCTGCGCGCGCTCCTGGACGACGTCGCGATGCTTGAGCGCCTGCTCGACGACCTGCGCACGCTGAGCCTGGCCGAGTCCGGGGCGTTGGTGCTCGACCGCGAGCCAACCGATCTGGGTCGCCTGGCCGGCGACGTCGTCGACCGGTTCGGACGGCTCGCCGCCTCCGTGGACGTCCGTCTGTGCGTCGACACGGCCGACGACCTGCAGCCGGTCGACATCGATCCGGTCCGGATCCGGGAGGTCGTGTCGAACCTGGTCGTCAACGCGATCGGGGCGACGCCCCCGGGGGGCACGGTGACCGTCACCGTCCGCGGGGACGGGCCTCGCGCGATCGTCACGGTCCACGACACGGGCGTCGGCATCCCACCCGACGTGGCCATGCGTGTGTTCGACCGCTTCCACAAGGGGTCGGGATCGTCGGGCACCGGGCTCGGCCTGACCATCAGCCGCGATCTGGTCGCAGCCCACGAGGGCACGCTCACGATCGCGGAGACATCGCCGGCCGGCACGACGATGCGTGTCGAGCTGCCGGTCGGCAGGGACGCCTGA